In the Sarcophilus harrisii chromosome 3, mSarHar1.11, whole genome shotgun sequence genome, one interval contains:
- the LOC116422683 gene encoding uncharacterized protein LOC116422683, with amino-acid sequence MAEMFYYFRRQTVERSDKVVEEGEKKELQKEKVSGNLSGDDQDISSGSMVAMVVRSDPEKSRSEESSEEQFILAPEFVPGHMEHLEDALMCPELPTDYKTYASDYNSSDDSEGDHSMPPQKQLQKENESAQLSEDMSSGSTLAIDDAMVVSSDPEKNGSEESSEEGFILAPEFVPGHMEHLEDALMCPDLPTVYHTYASDYSSSDDSEGDHSNDGYKNHGSSSDQSDNHCHEADGSDVCNNDNVILQKQEMDPGDLHLHILQSKVEYNYTKVVEGNGKSVERKEEQEEEHKESKARSRWKDREDSPSGFTLVDDISMSTLRDPEIGATNEQSFNEDIFDVHDNLLLIPSPALVERVKPEPCARCCPCFCFPCFPCFHRVWKWLVTIFNVSKKAQVANGHSDSRARQ; translated from the exons ATGGCAGAGATGTTTTACTATTTCAGAAGACAAACTGTAGAAAGAAGTGACAAAGTtgtggaagagggagaaaagaaagaactgcAGAAAGAGAAGGTATCAGGAAACCTCTCTGGAGACGATCAAGACATCTCCTCAGGCTCCATGGTGGCCATGGTAGTTAGAAGTGATCCAGAGAAGAGTAGAAGTGAAGAGAGCTCTGAGGAACAGTTCATCTTGGCACCCGAGTTTGTCCCAGGACATATGGAACACTTGGAAGATGCCCTCATGTGTCCTGAACTGCCAACTGACTACAAGACTTATGCCAGTGACTATAACAGCAGTGATGACAGTGAGGGTGACCATTCTATGCCTCCCCAGAAACAACtgcagaaagaaaatgaatcGGCACAGCTATCTGAAGACATGTCCTCAGGCTCCACGTTGGCCATCGATGACGCAATGGTAGTTAGTAGTGATCCAGAGAAGAATGGAAGTGAAGAGAGCTCCGAGGAAGGATTCATCTTGGCACCCGAGTTTGTCCCGGGACATATGGAACACTTGGAAGATGCCTTGATGTGTCCTGACCTCCCAACTGTCTACCACACGTATGCCAGTGACTACAGCAGCAGTGATGACAGTGAAGGTGACCATTCTAATGATGGCTACAAGAACCACGGCAGCAGCAGTGATCAAAGTGACAATCACTGCCATGAGGCTGACGGCAGTGATGTCTGCAACAATGACAATG tCATCCTTCAGAAACAAGAAATGGACCCTGGTGACTTGCACCTTCACATCCTCCAGAGTAAGGTAGAATACAACTACACAAAGGTggttgaaggaaatggaaaatctgtagaaaggaaagaggagcaGGAAGAAGAGCACAAAGAGTCCAAAGCAAGAAGTCGATGGAAAGATCGGGAAGATTCACCCTCAGGCTTCACTTTGGTTGATGACATCTCCATGTCTACTTTAAGAGACCCAGAAATAGGTGCTACAAATGAACAGAGTTTTAATGAAGACATCTTTGACGTTCATGATAATCTTCTCTTAATTCCCAGTCCGGCTCTTGTTGAAAGAGTGAAACCTGAGCCCTGTGCCAGATGCTGTCCATGTTTTTGCTTTCCTTGCTTTCCCTGTTTTCATAGAGTTTGGAAATGGCTGGTGacaattttcaatgtgagcaagAAAGCGCAGGTAGCCAATGGGCACTCAGATTCTAGAGCCCGCCAGTGA